In a genomic window of Flavobacterium crassostreae:
- a CDS encoding MbnP family protein produces the protein MKNLVYKALAVLVLSTTLAACSPKEEETVSGTGTLALEFDNSFKGDNLILGSQANVTASNEVLKITTAKYIISNVVLTKEDGTTFTYPKNQSYFIVDEATAASHVIALKNVPAANYIKVSFGIGVDKEQWKLGADGQGDFLAQAQASSMMWSWSAGYKFVAFEGNFTSATVAQPLPFKIHTGQTGTDYNYTTVALDLKSKALVRGAITPQIHIIADLAKVLNSTNTIQLSDNNPNGTGAMIMGGAKLPLITQNVATMFSVDHVHND, from the coding sequence ATGAAAAATTTAGTATATAAAGCTCTTGCTGTTTTGGTATTGAGCACCACACTTGCCGCCTGTTCTCCAAAAGAGGAAGAAACTGTTTCTGGAACCGGTACTTTGGCCTTAGAATTTGATAACAGTTTTAAGGGCGATAATTTGATTCTAGGATCGCAGGCAAATGTAACGGCAAGTAACGAAGTTCTTAAAATTACTACTGCAAAATACATAATTAGCAATGTGGTACTAACCAAAGAAGATGGAACTACCTTTACGTATCCCAAAAATCAAAGTTATTTTATTGTAGACGAAGCCACTGCCGCTAGTCATGTAATTGCGCTAAAAAATGTGCCAGCAGCAAACTACATTAAAGTTAGTTTTGGTATAGGAGTAGACAAAGAACAATGGAAATTGGGTGCAGACGGACAAGGTGATTTTTTGGCGCAAGCCCAAGCCTCGAGCATGATGTGGAGCTGGTCTGCGGGCTATAAATTTGTGGCATTTGAAGGAAACTTTACTTCTGCAACCGTTGCGCAACCACTGCCTTTTAAAATTCATACCGGACAAACCGGAACGGATTATAACTACACAACGGTTGCTCTGGATTTAAAATCTAAGGCATTAGTACGCGGGGCTATTACGCCACAAATCCACATTATTGCAGATTTGGCCAAGGTGTTAAACAGCACCAATACCATCCAACTATCCGATAACAATCCTAATGGAACTGGCGCAATGATTATGGGAGGTGCTAAACT
- the hemL gene encoding glutamate-1-semialdehyde 2,1-aminomutase, with protein sequence MRYQRSSQLFAEAEKVIPGGVNSPVRAFKAVGGTPIFVERAKGAYLYDADGNRLIDYINSWGPMILGHAFEPVVQAVIEKAKLGTSFGMPTELETQIAALAVQMVPNVDKIRFVNSGTEACMSAVRLARGYTKRDKIIKFAGCYHGHSDSFLIQAGSGAVTFGSPNSPGVTAGTAKDTLLATYNDLTNVETLIKANPNEIAAIILEPVAGNMGCIPPQKDFLEGLRTLCTAHGILLIFDEVMTGFRLAKGGVQELFGIQADLVCFGKVIGGGLPVGAFAARNEIMDYLAPLGPVYQAGTLSGNPLAMAAGLAMLQTLNNDAAIFDRLAQKTAYLRAGIEKVLTANQVVFTTNSIGSMISVHFDANPVVDFQSAAKGDNATFKKFFHGLLQEGVYIAPSAYETWFITDALTYEDLDFTIAAVDKVSKTF encoded by the coding sequence AAGAAGTAGTCAGCTTTTTGCTGAAGCGGAAAAAGTAATACCAGGAGGAGTAAACTCTCCCGTAAGAGCTTTTAAAGCCGTAGGAGGAACTCCTATTTTTGTAGAACGAGCAAAAGGAGCTTACTTGTATGATGCAGACGGAAACCGTTTGATAGATTACATCAATTCATGGGGGCCTATGATTTTGGGTCATGCTTTTGAGCCAGTAGTACAAGCTGTTATTGAGAAAGCTAAATTAGGAACGTCGTTTGGAATGCCTACGGAGTTAGAAACTCAAATTGCTGCCTTGGCAGTACAGATGGTTCCTAATGTAGATAAAATACGTTTTGTAAACTCAGGTACAGAGGCTTGTATGAGTGCCGTACGTTTGGCTCGTGGCTATACTAAGAGAGACAAAATAATAAAATTTGCAGGGTGCTACCATGGGCATTCGGATTCTTTTTTGATCCAAGCCGGTAGTGGCGCCGTGACCTTTGGATCTCCTAATAGTCCTGGTGTAACCGCCGGAACCGCCAAAGATACTTTACTTGCTACGTATAATGATTTGACTAATGTTGAAACATTAATTAAGGCCAATCCAAACGAAATTGCGGCTATTATTTTGGAACCAGTAGCCGGAAATATGGGATGTATTCCTCCTCAAAAAGATTTTTTAGAAGGTTTGAGAACATTATGTACCGCACACGGAATTTTACTAATCTTTGATGAGGTAATGACTGGTTTTAGGTTAGCCAAAGGAGGTGTGCAAGAACTATTTGGTATCCAAGCAGATTTGGTTTGTTTTGGAAAAGTAATCGGAGGCGGCTTGCCAGTGGGCGCCTTTGCAGCACGTAATGAAATAATGGATTATCTAGCACCTCTAGGGCCGGTGTATCAAGCCGGAACCTTGTCCGGAAATCCATTGGCAATGGCAGCAGGACTAGCGATGTTACAGACCTTAAATAACGATGCGGCTATTTTTGATAGATTAGCTCAAAAAACAGCCTATTTACGCGCAGGTATAGAAAAAGTGCTTACCGCCAACCAGGTCGTTTTTACCACCAATAGTATTGGATCTATGATTTCGGTACATTTTGATGCGAACCCTGTGGTAGATTTTCAATCTGCAGCTAAGGGTGATAATGCTACTTTCAAAAAATTCTTTCATGGTTTGTTGCAAGAAGGAGTTTATATAGCGCCGTCTGCTTACGAGACTTGGTTTATCACGGATGCGCTTACGTATGAGGATTTAGATTTTACTATTGCTGCTGTAGACAAAGTGAGCAAAACTTTTTAA